The following coding sequences are from one Cardiobacteriaceae bacterium TAE3-ERU3 window:
- a CDS encoding type 4a pilus biogenesis protein PilO yields the protein MKLVKPSQLDRSNPGTWPIYYQILVWVVVAGLVWFLYNRFFREELIQTQSDNSSEIIRLQGDYRTLYQFSLDLPLYKDKKNELTDKLYSLLEFLPAETEMPNLIDETYKAAYESEINFSEFKPETSIVKQYYDIEPISLSTNTNFVNFAHFVESIGELPRILNVRRFDIGIASQNVDQLKISSDLETYIYNQDISKLVGETEGGKR from the coding sequence AAGCTCGTTAAACCTTCTCAGCTTGATCGGAGTAATCCAGGTACATGGCCTATCTATTACCAAATATTGGTTTGGGTGGTGGTGGCTGGTCTTGTGTGGTTTCTTTATAATCGTTTCTTTAGAGAAGAACTTATACAAACCCAAAGTGATAATAGTAGTGAGATAATTCGGTTGCAAGGTGATTACCGCACATTGTATCAATTTAGCTTGGATCTACCTTTATACAAAGATAAAAAAAATGAATTAACAGATAAACTTTATTCTCTATTAGAGTTTTTACCTGCTGAAACCGAGATGCCTAATCTAATCGATGAAACTTATAAAGCAGCGTATGAAAGTGAAATAAATTTTTCTGAGTTTAAGCCTGAAACCAGTATAGTAAAACAATATTATGATATTGAGCCTATATCACTCAGTACAAATACAAACTTTGTTAATTTTGCACATTTCGTGGAATCTATTGGTGAATTGCCTAGGATTTTGAATGTCCGGCGCTTCGATATAGGAATTGCTAGTCAAAATGTCGATCAGCTTAAGATTTCTAGTGATCTTGAAACCTATATTTATAACCAAGATATTAGTAAATTGGTTGGAGAGACCGAAGGTGGCAAGCGATGA